CGGAGGCGACCCTAGGCAGGGGCGTTGGGAGGGGTCCCAAATGGCGGGAACCGCACGCCAGTTGCCGGGCGCGTCACGAGGTGAGCGAGCGCCCAAGGGTCCGGCCCGGGTTCACGAGGGGTCGGGCGGCCCGAATTCGTCGAGGAGGTCCAGGTCCGGCGGCACCAGGGTGGTCGACTCCACGAGGCCTCTGAGCAGGTTGTGCAGGAGGCCGTTGTCCGAGGGACGCTCCTCCGGATTGTCGTGCACCAGCGGGTACTTGAAGCCGGTGCGGTGCAGCCGGTGGCGTACCAGCTCCACGCGGTACTCGATCCTGCGGACGTTCCAGTTGGCGTCCGGGCGGAGGTGGGCGAGCTGCTCGGCGGCCCGGCCGTAGGTCAGCGGCCGCGGGTCCGGCTCGTACTCCAGGTACTGCCGTCCGAGCACCACGAGCAGCAGCCGCTCGTCCTCGTTCAGCGCCCACCGCTGCGGCTGTACGGTCTCCTCCCTGCGGTGGGCCACCGGGCCCCGGTCGTCGTGGTCCGCGACATACAGCTCGACCAGGTGCTCGCGGTGGCCCGAACCCTTCACGAACAGCGGGGTGTAGCCGGTGGCGAGCGGAATCGGTTCGGAGCTGGCGTGCATCATCAGGCCCCGGGGCAGCCGCAGGAGTTGCTGCCCGGTGTTGCGCAGCCACCAGTGGCCCTCGCGGTAGGTCAGTTCGCCGTGCCGTCTGCTCACCCGCCGGTCGTCCACGCCGACGGCCAGTTGGGTGTCCGGCTTCTCCCCGCGTCCGAAGCGGATGGTCAGTCCCGGCCGCGGCGGGGCGGTGAGATCGTCGCTGACCGTGCGCGCGTGCAGGGTGCCGGGCCGCCCGGGCGGGACGCCACGGGCCAGGCTGTCGGAGCCGCTCATCGCCGCCTCCTCTAGGTCGCTTCCAGGTCGCTACAAGGTCCTCGAGCCGCTCGAACAAGGGGGCGGGTACTGGCCATTCGCCGAATTCAGGTCAGGGAGCCGGTGGATTGAGACAGGTGCGTGGCGGGGCGAGGGCCCCGAGCCCTGCAAATGGTACGGAAGCGGCGGGCACCGCTTCCCGTGCGCGCTACATTCGGTCCGTGTTCCGGCACAACAACAGCGACCGCGGTCGTTCGCGAAGGGAGTGTCGTTGTGCACCGGGGGGAGAGGGTCGGTAAGTACCGGCTCACGAACGGCCCCGTCGAAGGCGGGCGGGGAGCCGTCTGGTTCGCCGTCGACACCGAGCTGGGCCGCAGTGTCGTACTCAAGCGGGCCAAGCTGGAGAGCAGCAGCCAGAGCGCCTTCGACGAACTGCTCGCCGAGGCACGGGCATTGGCGAGATTCAGCCATCCGCATGTGGTGACCCTGTTCGACGCCGTCCGTACCGGCAAGGACAAGCGGGCCACGTTCTGGCTGGTGATGGAGCATGTGAAGGGCGGCAGCCTGGACGTCCCGGTGAAGCTCGCCCCGCAGCACGCCGCGGCCGTCGGCGCCCAGATCGCCGACGCGCTGGCCGCCCTGCACGCCAAGGGACTTGTGCACTGCGACGTCAAGCCCGCGAACATCGTGATCACCGAGGACCGGGTGGCCAAGCTCGCCGACTTCGGCGCCGCCTACCGGGTGGACTCCAGTGTCACGATCACGCCCAACGGGCAGCTCAGGCTCACCCCCGCGTACGCCGCTCCGGAGGCGTTCCGGGGCGCTCCCGAGCGCGCCACCGACGTGTTCTCGCTCGGCGCGACCCTCTACACCCTGATCACCGGAACTCCGCCCCTGCGCGGGCCCGGACAGACGGTACGGATCGAGGCGCTCAGCCCCCAGGTCGGGCCGCTCGGCGCACTGCTCACCGACATGCTGCGGCCCGACCCGAAGTCCCGGCCCACCGCCGCCGCGGTGCACAGCGCGCTCACCGGCCACGCGGCCGGGGCACTGGACCTCGCCACGCTGCCTCTTGAGCGGATCACCAAGCCCCTGTCCGTGGTGGACCTGCCCACCGAGGTCCAGCCCCCTGCCCCGTGGCACCGGACCGCTCTCCCTGGACGCCGCGGGCTGCTGACGGCCGGTGCCGTCGCCGTGGTGGCGCTGGCCGTCGGCGCCACGGTGCTGTGGGCGAGCGGGTCCGGCGACGGCGACGAGACGGACGCGGCGGCCCCGTCCCCGTCGCCGAGCACTTCGGCCCGTACCGAGCCCGCCTTCCTCGGCGACCCCCGTACGGCCGACCCCTGCGCCCTCCTCGACGCACGGGTGTTCCCCTCCTACGAGGACGCCCAACTCGACCGCTACCAGGGCAACTTCAACCGGTGCGACGTACTGCTGCGGGAAGGCCGCACGGATGTCGTGGACGTCCGGGTCGAGCTGGACTCCGATCCGCTGCCCGAGGCGGAGAAGCGGAGCACGAGGGGGCGGGTCGTCGTCGTGGAAGCGCCCGGCGAACCCAAGGAGTGCCTGCGCACGCTCGCCGTCAGCGGTGCACAGGGCGGCAGTCTGCGGATCACCGCGGTCGCCAGGAAGCCCGACAAGGTCAAGAAGGACCTGTGCGACAGCGCCGACGCCGCCGTGGACTACGCGGTGAACCAGCTCAACGACGGTGACATCGACCGGCGTTCGCCCGCCTTTGCGTCCGACTCCCTTGCCCACGAGGACGCGTGCTCGCTGCTCGACGTCGCGGCGCTGGGCAAGCTGCCCGGCGTCGACGCCCGGAACCCGGAGGCCGGGTTCGGCGACTGGTCCTGCCAGTGGACGTCCACCACCAACGACGTGGAGGTGGACCTCCAGTTCGACCAGGGCGGGCTGGCGCGCGGACCGAAGGAGGAACGCACCAGGATCGGTGGCCGTGAGGCCGTCGTCCTGCCGGACAGCGAGGGCGACGGGTCCTGCCGCGTCGAGCTGGTGCATCGCGAGTACCTCGGCCCGGACCGGGTGGAGGGCACCGAACGGGTGGCCCTCGTCGCCAAGGGGGAGGGCCCCAAGGGCTTCAACCACTGTGCTCTGGCGAAGGACTTGGCGAAGTCGGCGGCCGAGTCCCTGTCCTCGCGCTGACCGATCCGTACGAAGGTGGTCCGTACGCGGCCGATCCGCACAAGAAGATCCGTACGACGCTGATCCGTACGAAGCGGGTGACGCGTGCCGACCCGATCGAGTGTGAGCAAAGCCATAGGAACAACGCGACTTGACGCATGTGCTGTGCAATCCGTGCCCCGGCGTCGCCCCGGCCAACGATCTGCCCGAGACTGGTGTGGCCAACCGCCCTGCGTGGATATGGTGCAGATGCAGGAGAAGTCACAGTGCGAGGTGAGGCGGTCGCAGGCCCGCCACAGGCAGGGATGGGGGTGCGCGGGTGCCGACCGCCGTAGCCGTTACCAGTGCTGACCTGGTGCTGCCGTCCCTGGACCGGCACACGCCGTCCGCCGCGGTGCTGCAGTCCGCCGTGCAGGCGCCCAGAAGTGGTGCCGTCGCGGGACTCACGAAGGGGTCCGGCGGTGCGCACGGCCGCGGACAGCAGGGCGGCGGCGAGTTCTCGCTGGACCGGCTGCTCGCCGAGGTCTCCACGCTGCTCGACCACCACGGGCATGTGATCGTGCTCTGCCCCGCCTCCGCGCCCCAGCCCGTACTGCACCGGCTGCACACCGTGCGCTCGGTCCTGGAGACCGACCGGATCGCCCTGCTGCGTCCCGCGCTGCCACCGCTCGGGCTCGCCGTACTCGCCCTGCAACTACGGCAGTTGAGCGTCTGCGACTTCAGTCCGGGTGTGCTCGCCTCCGCCGCCCGGCTGCTCACGCACTACATCTACGCCGGCGCCGTACTCGGCTCGGTCACCAAGCTCGACCGGGTGCCGGTGTCCCTGGGCTCGCACGCACGCTCCTGGGTACCGGGCTCGCAGTTCGCCGTACTGGCCACCCCCGAACCCCAACTCCTGCGGCTCACCGGGCAGAAGCCCCAGGCACAGGCCGCCCCGAAGGGCCCGGCGTTCGGGACGCGGCTGCTCGTCGCACCCGGGCAGCTCGACGCCGACTGGCTCACCTCCACGCTCGCCCCGGCCTGGCAGGTGCAGGACGTCACGCACACCCGGCAGCCGGCCGAGTCGGCCGAGTGGTGGGGCACCGCGAAGCTCGCCGAGTTCGCGGCCGCGATCGGGGACATCTCCGTGCTGTACCAACTGGTCTCGTCGGTACGCCGGGACCGGTGCCACTGGTGCGGACTCGAACTCATCGGCGACCGCTGCGGGTTCTGTGCCGCGCCCCTGCCACCACCACCCGAGCTCACCGCCTCGGCCGCCCGCGCCCTGCCCACCGGCGTCGGCTGAGGCCCGCAAGCCGCTCCCCGTCCCGTACACGTCCCCGATCGAGGTACTCCGGCCATGAACTCACGCCAGCGACGCGGCGTCATCCTGCTGGTGGTCTCCCTGCTGTGCGCCCTCGGTGCCTTCGCGGGCGTCCTTTCGGTGATCCGGGACGCGAACGCCGAGGTCGGCCCGAAGGTGACGGCGTACCGGCTCAAGGGCGACGTGGAACCGTACAAGGAACTCGACGCCGAGCAGTTCGTGAAGGTCTCGATGCCCGAGCGCTGGCTGTCGGAGACCGCGGTCACCAATCTGCGCGAGATACGGGGCAAGATCGCCGTCACCACCCTGCGCAAGGGCTCGCTGCTGCAGGACGACATGATCGTCGAACGGCCCCGACTGGAGCCCGGGCAGCAGGA
This is a stretch of genomic DNA from Streptomyces sp. NA04227. It encodes these proteins:
- a CDS encoding FHA domain-containing protein, with protein sequence MSGSDSLARGVPPGRPGTLHARTVSDDLTAPPRPGLTIRFGRGEKPDTQLAVGVDDRRVSRRHGELTYREGHWWLRNTGQQLLRLPRGLMMHASSEPIPLATGYTPLFVKGSGHREHLVELYVADHDDRGPVAHRREETVQPQRWALNEDERLLLVVLGRQYLEYEPDPRPLTYGRAAEQLAHLRPDANWNVRRIEYRVELVRHRLHRTGFKYPLVHDNPEERPSDNGLLHNLLRGLVESTTLVPPDLDLLDEFGPPDPS
- a CDS encoding serine/threonine-protein kinase, whose protein sequence is MHRGERVGKYRLTNGPVEGGRGAVWFAVDTELGRSVVLKRAKLESSSQSAFDELLAEARALARFSHPHVVTLFDAVRTGKDKRATFWLVMEHVKGGSLDVPVKLAPQHAAAVGAQIADALAALHAKGLVHCDVKPANIVITEDRVAKLADFGAAYRVDSSVTITPNGQLRLTPAYAAPEAFRGAPERATDVFSLGATLYTLITGTPPLRGPGQTVRIEALSPQVGPLGALLTDMLRPDPKSRPTAAAVHSALTGHAAGALDLATLPLERITKPLSVVDLPTEVQPPAPWHRTALPGRRGLLTAGAVAVVALAVGATVLWASGSGDGDETDAAAPSPSPSTSARTEPAFLGDPRTADPCALLDARVFPSYEDAQLDRYQGNFNRCDVLLREGRTDVVDVRVELDSDPLPEAEKRSTRGRVVVVEAPGEPKECLRTLAVSGAQGGSLRITAVARKPDKVKKDLCDSADAAVDYAVNQLNDGDIDRRSPAFASDSLAHEDACSLLDVAALGKLPGVDARNPEAGFGDWSCQWTSTTNDVEVDLQFDQGGLARGPKEERTRIGGREAVVLPDSEGDGSCRVELVHREYLGPDRVEGTERVALVAKGEGPKGFNHCALAKDLAKSAAESLSSR